One region of Camelina sativa cultivar DH55 chromosome 6, Cs, whole genome shotgun sequence genomic DNA includes:
- the LOC104698799 gene encoding endoglucanase 16, giving the protein MNXPNNRVPWRGDSALDDGKLCNVDLSGGYYDAGDNVKYGLPMAFTITTLAWSTITYEKELRATGELENARAAIRWGTDYFLKCSSRKNRLYVQVGDPNADHQCWARPENMQTPRTILEISDKVPGTEIAAETAAAFAASSIVFRHVDHKYARQLLNKAKLLFKLAKSHKGTFDGECPFYCSNSGYNDELIWAATWLYKATRKEVFLSYLKFEAISAYVAEFSWDLKYAGAQILITKLIFEGAKGLDLYKQQADSFVCSNLPESPYHQVFTTPGGMIHLRDGANSQYVTSTAFLFSAYADILQEHNQKISCGNKQFDCSHLRAFAKKQIDYLLGHNPRGRSYMVGFGPNPPKQAHHRGASVPMHEANEPLSCPMSFVKWYNKNVPNANELTGAILGGPDRQDNFQDLRWTSVYTEPCTYINSIAVGVLAKLAATA; this is encoded by the exons ATGAATATNCCTAACAATAGGGTTCCATGGAGAGGTGACTCTGCTCTCGATGATGGCAAACTCTGTAAT gtGGATTTGTCCGGAGGGTACTATGACGCAGGAGACAATGTAAAGTATGGTCTTCCAATGGCGTTTACGATCACAACGCTGGCTTGGTCTACCATTACCTACGAGAAAGAATTACGAGCCACGGGAGAGCTCGAAAACGCTCGTGCCGCTATTCGTTGGGGCACAGATTATTTCCTCAAATGTTCTTCTCGTAAGAACCGCCTATATGTTCag GTTGGTGATCCGAACGCCGACCACCAGTGTTGGGCGAGGCCCGAGAACATGCAGACGCCAAGGACAATTTTGGAGATTAGCGATAAAGTTCCTGGAACGGAGATCGCGGCTGAAACCGCTGCTGCATTTGCCGCTTCTTCCATCGTTTTCCGCCATGTCGACCACAAATATGCCCGCCAGCTCCTCAACAAAGCCAAATTG CTTTTCAAGCTAGCCAAAAGCCACAAGGGTACATTCGATGGAGAATGCCCCTTCTATTGTTCTAACTCCGGTTACAAT GATGAGTTGATATGGGCGGCAACATGGCTATACAAGGCGACGAGGAAGGAGGTGTTCCTTAGCTACCTCAAATTCGAAGCCATAAGTGCTTACGTCGCTGAATTCAGTTGGGACCTCAAGTACGCTGGTGCACAGATCCTCATCACCAAG TTGATCTTCGAAGGCGCAAAAGGACTTGACTTATACAAACAACAAGCCGATAGTTTTGTCTGCTCTAATCTCCCCGAGAGTCCTTACCACCAAGTCTTCACTACCCCAG gtGGTATGATTCACTTGAGAGATGGAGCCAACAGTCAATACGTCACCTCCACGGCATTCTTATTCTCAGCGTACGCTGATATACTTCAGGAACACAACCAAAAGATCTCTTGCGGAAACAAGCAATTCGATTGTTCACACCTCAGGGCTTTTGCTAAGAAACAG ATTGACTACTTACTAGGACATAACCCAAGAGGAAGATCGTACATGGTTGGGTTCGGACCAAACCCGCCAAAGCAAGCCCACCACAGAGGAGCCTCAGTGCCCATGCATGAAGCCAACGAGCCGCTAAGCTGCCCAATGAGCTTCGTCAAATGGTACAACAAGAACGTGCCTAACGCTAACGAGCTCACCGGAGCCATCTTGGGAGGACCTGACCGTCAAGACAACTTCCAAGATTTGCGATGGACCTCCGTGTACACAGAGCCTTGTACTTACATCAACTCTATTGCCGTTGGTGTTCTCGCCAAGCTGGCTGCCACGGCTTAG
- the LOC109133407 gene encoding uncharacterized protein LOC109133407 yields the protein MDKIARTFTPDQEFACWSSSSSSESIGMNSDVDDENEVESSYKGPLDMMESLEEVLVGFIFRRGISKFYQGKSKSFTSLKETASLPLKDLTKQENLYSRRRRNLLSHRICSRGGISKIHVKSVLTVSRQREGDSSSSSGDDDSTPTLRLYRKNLTPRQRSNCVPVVDSPRCFQTTAGGNIPNIIC from the exons ATGGATAAGATCGCTCGAACCTTCACGCCGGATCAAGAATTTGCTTGCtggtcgtcgtcgtcgtcttctgaATCGATCGGGATGAACAGTGATGTGGACGATGAGAATGAGGTTGAGTCTTCTTACAAAGGTCCTCTTGATATGATGGAATCTCTTGAAGAAGTCTT AGTTGGCTTCATTTTTAGGAGAGGTATATCGAAGTTTTACCAAGGCAAGTCGAAGTCGTTCACGAGCTTAAAGGAAACTGCGTCTTTGCCGTTGAAGGATTTGACGAAACAGGAGAACCTTTACAGTCGCCGCCGGAGGAACCTTCTCAGTCACCGGATATGTAGTCGTGGTGGGATCTCGAAGATACATGTCAAGAGTGTTTTAACGGTTAGCCGCCAAAGAGAAggagactcttcttcttcctctggtgATGATGATTCTACTCCGACTCTGAGGCTGTATCGTAAGAATCTTACACCGAGGCAGAGAAGTAACTGTGTTCCCGTTGTTGATTCGCCGCGGTGCTTTCAGACGACGGCGGGTGGGAACATCCCAAATATTATTTGTTGA
- the LOC104698797 gene encoding agamous-like MADS-box protein AGL97 — translation MTMKRGGTKRKIEIKKRDSKQQRSVACSKRRQTLFSKAADLCLLSGANIAVFVTSPAENSDVVYSFSGYSPASEIADCYLNGRSPPKITNTQTKLGFWWEDLDLYRYCDDLCELKIIEDHMMRTKKHLMDCIEKIEISQFVSNSDQNPSSSSLDENPKSSSPEQKNSTFSSLEKICGAQVICYDQNPSFRPIEDLYLDGESAALYDQSGYLRNRVSLIQEIQSTITNEEDQSLWENLYNVFCLNNDDNNIKLEVPLSDHSSIEEEEELMIDISEYVNEEEI, via the exons ATGACGATGAAAAGAGGAGgaacaaagagaaagattgaGATTAAGAAACGCGACTCTAAACAGCAACGCTCGGTGGCTTGCAGCAAACGCCGTCAAACTCTCTTCTCCAAAGCCGCTGATCTCTGTCTTCTCTCCGGAGCCAACATCGCCGTCTTCGTAACCTCTCCGGCAGAGAACTCCGATGTGGTTTACTCCTTCTCTGGCTACTCTCCTGCCTCTGAAATTGCTGATTGCTACCTCAACGGAAGGTCTCCTCCGAAGATTACTAACACCCAAACAAAGCTAGGGTTTTGGTGGGAAGACCTTGATCTCTACCGTTATTGCGACGACCTGTGTGAATTAAAGATTATCGAGGATCATATGATGAGAACAAAGAAGCATCTAATGGATTGCATTGAGAAGATAGAAATATCACAATTTGTTTCGAATTCTGATCAAAACCCTAGCTCCTCTTCTCTCGACGAAAACCCAAAGTCCTCGTCTCCAGAACAAAAGAACTCTACTTTCTCCTCCCTCGAGAAGATCTGTGGCGCACAAGTTATTTGTTACGatcaaaaccctagtttccGGCCTATTGAAGATCTCTATCTCGATGGCGAGTCGGCAGCATTATACGATCAATCAGGTTACTTg cgTAACAGAGTGAGTCTTATCCAAGAAATACAATCCACCATAACCAATGAGGAGGATCAAAGCTTGTGGGAAAATTTGTATAACGTGTTTTGTCTTAACAACGACGACAACAACATCAAGCTTGAGGTTCCACTTTCAGATCATTCctcaattgaagaagaagaagagttgatgaTCGATATCAGTGAATATGTCAACGAAGAAGAAATCTAA
- the LOC104790659 gene encoding AT-hook motif nuclear-localized protein 13-like isoform X1, which produces MINMILMTSMMKTSRLIFRLGQLTCYVGLGYRVIMTYGGGNEGAAGGDSGGANANSSDPPAKRNRGRPPGSGKKQLDALGGTGGVGFTPHVIEVKTGEGIAMKVMAFTGPRTICILSATGSVFYV; this is translated from the exons ATGATAAATATG ATTTTGATGACATCGATGATGAAGACATCGAGACTGATTTTTCGTCTTGGACAACTCACATGTTACGTGGGACTTGGCTATCGAGTAATCATGACATATGGTGGCGGAAATGAAGGAGCTGCTGGTGGTGATAGTGGAGGAGCTAATGCCAACTCTTCCGATCCACCTGCTAAACGGAACAGGGGACGTCCTCCTGGCTCCGGTAAGAAGCAGCTCGATGCTTTAG GAGGAACAGGAGGAGTTGGGTTTACACCTCATGTCATTGAAGTTAAAACTGGAGAG GGCATAGCTATGAAGGTAATGGCGTTTACGGGGCCACGCACCATCTGTATTCTCTCAGCTACAGGATCTGTTTTctatgtttaa
- the LOC104790659 gene encoding AT-hook motif nuclear-localized protein 13-like isoform X2 — protein sequence MTSMMKTSRLIFRLGQLTCYVGLGYRVIMTYGGGNEGAAGGDSGGANANSSDPPAKRNRGRPPGSGKKQLDALGGTGGVGFTPHVIEVKTGEGIAMKVMAFTGPRTICILSATGSVFYV from the exons ATGACATCGATGATGAAGACATCGAGACTGATTTTTCGTCTTGGACAACTCACATGTTACGTGGGACTTGGCTATCGAGTAATCATGACATATGGTGGCGGAAATGAAGGAGCTGCTGGTGGTGATAGTGGAGGAGCTAATGCCAACTCTTCCGATCCACCTGCTAAACGGAACAGGGGACGTCCTCCTGGCTCCGGTAAGAAGCAGCTCGATGCTTTAG GAGGAACAGGAGGAGTTGGGTTTACACCTCATGTCATTGAAGTTAAAACTGGAGAG GGCATAGCTATGAAGGTAATGGCGTTTACGGGGCCACGCACCATCTGTATTCTCTCAGCTACAGGATCTGTTTTctatgtttaa